A genomic window from Brassica oleracea var. oleracea cultivar TO1000 chromosome C8, BOL, whole genome shotgun sequence includes:
- the LOC106311454 gene encoding muscle M-line assembly protein unc-89-like isoform X1 has translation MGPLVGETELPEAILKAGKDLLEPHSSTDSLLDLLHKVETLLSIVEQDPIVAVQSALRPSTKALISADLLRNPDSDVRVYVVSCLTEIMRITAPEAPYNDDHMKDIFEVTVEAFGKLADASSRSYKKAEAVLDTVAKVRSSLVMLDLECDDVILEMFRQFLKVISPDHPQPVLHSMETIMITVIDESEEVSMDLLEILLAAVKKESQDVSPMASKLVEKVLSSCASTLRPCIMEALKSTGTSLEMYSPVVSSICQSEAATTEAQIVVNPKETEAGEKTLEEQVVPSDSLKVPYLEKLDLGLSVKGARSKRTARGGTRANGDDKVTKGSDLQQLLKQGHSESTDTDTESGSARRRGRKPNSLMNPEEGYSFKTSSGKNDSSRGKLAGKKAPSPSKVAQTNQPVVISLSPSSKSRKKGSGKRSRSKMEETDLDAASLARPVSKKPTVKKDEPEEEDLMETDIEKPEDGIKTAKPSKKEKKAENGSAKTSAKKPLEESKTSGKKIVHSEAKKNNSKTDIPQSSKSKKKSSPATTPATKESEQTPKSHPKRKRTAGEEVESNKSKLGQELVGKRVKVWWPLDKKFYEGVIQSYDGRTRRHKVLYSDGEAEAIYLKNETWEIIQDKSSASEQEKEDDDLPDSTPLSDIMRRQKAKKSKNVELSSSSDVRSSKEKEPVTNSTKQGKRKKGALKSLSNEPESREEKDVKSSKEPKAETGRTKKRQKVARDMHRESEKDCDDKEEAATKGEGSVKSDAEPECKRDHQELADDPNAETKTDGEELKSTNKSNAEPEIDGEEQETAKEPTAELKIDGEEQEPVKEIIEETETEAQEGESAKEPNADTKLIEKEDMSEVQEVESAKEPSADTKLIEKEDMSAVQEVESAKEPSADTKLIEKEDMSEEQVGESAKEPSADTKLIEKEDMSAVQEVESAKEPSADTKLIEKEDMSEVREGESAKEPSEDAKEDISEEQSHGAEKEPSVTETGKVENEAEEDDQRAVKEVGEETDKAEAGTTPVSG, from the exons ATGGGTCCTCTTGTCGGAGAAACCGAACTCCCTGAAGCTATCCTCAAGGCTGGAAAAGATCTCCTCGAGCCTCATTCCTCTACTGATTCCCTTCTCGACCTTCTCCAT AAAGTGGAGACTCTGCTCTCTATTGTGGAGCAAGATCCTATTGTAGCTGTGCAAAGTGCCCTGAGACCATCTACCAAGGCTTTGATATCTGCTGATCTCTTGAGAAACCCTGATTCCGATGTTAGGGTTTACGTTGTCTCCTGCTTAACGGAGATTATGAGGATAACTGCCCCTGAGGCACCATATAACGATGACCACATGAAG GATATCTTCGAGGTGACAGTAGAAGCCTTTGGAAAACTAGCTGATGCTTCCTCTCGCAGTTACAAGAAAGCGGAGGCTGTTCTTGATACTGTTGCTAAGGTCAGGTCTTCCTTGGTGATGTTGGACTTGGAGTGCGATGACGTTATCTTAGAGATGTTTCGGCAGTTCTTGAAAGTCATAAG CCCGGACCATCCTCAACCGGTGCTTCATTCAATGGAAACGATAATGATAACTGTTATAGATGAAAGTGAAGAAGTATCCATGGACTTGCTAGAGATTCTATTGGCTGCTGTCAAAAAAGAAAGCCAG GATGTCTCACCAATGGCTTCGAAGCTTGTGGAGAAGGTTCTCAGTAGCTGCGCCTCTACGCTTCGACCGTGCATCATGGAAGCTTTGAAGTCCACAGGGACAAGCTTGGAGATGTATTCTCCAGTGGTTTCGTCAATATGCCAAAGCGAAGCTGCTACTACTGAAGCGCAAATCGTTGTTAACCCCAAAGAAACTGAG GCAGGTGAAAAGACGTTAGAAGAACAAGTAGTTCCAAGTGATTCATTGAAGGTACCGTATTTG GAAAAACTGGATTTGGGTCTCTCTGTCAAGGGGGCTAGGTCCAAGAGAACTGCAAGAGGTGGAACTCGAGCCAATGGAGATGACAAAGTAACAAAAGGAAGTGATTTGCAACAACTTTTGAAGCAAGGGCATTCCGAAAGTACAGACACAGATACTGAATCAGGGTCTGCTAGGAGGAGAGGGCGGAAACCCAATTCACTGATGAATCCCGAGGAAGGCTACTCATTCAAGACGTCATCAGGCAAGAATGATTCATCACGTGGAAAGCTCGCTGGCAAGAAAGCACCTTCCCCTAGTAAAGTTGCTCAAACGAATCAGCCTGTTGTTATTTCTCTCTCGCCCTCTAGTAAGTCTAGGAAGAAAGGGTCAGGTAAACGAAGCCGGAGTAAGATGGAAGAGACAGATCTTGATGCGGCTTCTTTAGCTAGGCCAGTATCAAAGAAACCGACTGTGAAGAAGGATGAGCCTGAAGAAGAAGATTTAATGGAAACTGACATTGAAAAGCCTGAAGATGGCATTAAGACTGCCAAGCCAAGTAAAAAGGAGAAGAAAGCAGAGAATGGTTCAGCGAAAACTTCAGCAAAGAAGCCACTTGAAGAATCTAAGACCAGTGGGAAAAAAATAGTCCACTCAGAAGCAAAGAAAAACAATTCAAAAACTGATATTCCCCAGTCCTCAAAGAGCAAG AAGAAGAGCTCCCCAGCAACAACGCCTGCGACCAAAGAATCCGAACAAACTCCCAAGAGCCATCCCAAGAGAAAACGGACAGCTGGAGAGGAAGTG GAGTCCAATAAGAGTAAGCTTGGTCAGGAACTGGTTGGTAAGAGAGTTAAAGTCTGGTGGCCACTCGACAAGAA GTTTTATGAAGGCGTCATACAATCCTATGATGGTCGTACGAGGAGGCATAAA GTCTTGTATTCTGATGGGGAGGCTGAAGCGATTTATCTTAAAAATGAAACTTGGGAGATAATCCAGGATAAGTCTTCAGCCAGTGAG CAGGAAAAGGAGGATGATGATCTGCCTGATTCTACTCCTTTATCTGACAT AATGCGAAGGCAGAAAGCCAAGAAGAGCAAAAATGTGGAACTGAGCAGTTCTTCAGACGTCAG ATCCTCGAAGGAGAAAGAACCTGTAACAAACTCCACTAAGCAAGGGAAACGAAAGAAAGGTGCGCTGAAGAGCTTAAGCAATGAACCAGAAAGCAGAGAGGAGAAAGATGTTAAATCGTCAAAAGAGCCGAAAGCTGAAACTGGCAGGACTAAGAAAAGGCAGAAGGTGGCTCGAGATATGCACCGGGAAAGTGAAAAAGACTGTGATGACAAGGAGGAAGCTGCAACCAAGGGTGAAGGCAGTGTGAAATCCGATGCGGAGCCTGAATGTAAGAGAGATCACCAAGAACTGGCAGATGATCCAAATGCGGAAACCAAAACTGATGGAGAAGAGCTGAAGTCTACAAACAAGTCAAATGCAGAACCAGAAATTGATGGAGAAGAACAGGAGACAGCAAAAGAGCCAACGGCAGAACTCAAAATTGATGGAGAAGAGCAAGAACCAGTGAAAGAGATTATTGAAGAAACTGAAACTGAGGCACAAGAGGGAGAATCAGCAAAAGAGCCAAATGCAGACACAAAATTGATCGAGAAGGAGGATATGTCTGAGGTACAAGAGGTAGAATCAGCGAAAGAGCCAAGTGCAGATACAAAATTGATTGAGAAGGAGGATATGTCTGCGGTGCAAGAGGTAGAATCAGCGAAAGAGCCAAGTGCAGATACAAAATTGATTGAGAAGGAGGATATGTCTGAGGAGCAAGTGGGAGAATCTGCAAAAGAGCCGAGTGCAGACACAAAATTGATTGAGAAGGAGGATATGTCTGCGGTACAAGAGGTAGAATCAGCGAAAGAGCCAAGTGCAGACACAAAATTGATTGAGAAGGAGGATATGTCTGAGGTACGAGAGGGAGAATCAGCAAAAGAGCCAAGTGAAGACGCTAAGGAGGACATATCTGAGGAGCAGAGTCATGGAGCTGAAAAAGAGCCAAGTGTGACTGAGACTGGTAAAGTAGAAAATGAAGCTGAAGAAGATGATCAGAGAGCAGTTAAGGAAGTGGGAGAAGAGACTGATAAAGCAGAAGCTGGTACTACCCCTGTTTCAGGTTGA
- the LOC106311454 gene encoding A-kinase anchor protein 12-like isoform X4, giving the protein MGPLVGETELPEAILKAGKDLLEPHSSTDSLLDLLHKVETLLSIVEQDPIVAVQSALRPSTKALISADLLRNPDSDVRVYVVSCLTEIMRITAPEAPYNDDHMKDIFEVTVEAFGKLADASSRSYKKAEAVLDTVAKVRSSLVMLDLECDDVILEMFRQFLKVISPDHPQPVLHSMETIMITVIDESEEVSMDLLEILLAAVKKESQDVSPMASKLVEKVLSSCASTLRPCIMEALKSTGTSLEMYSPVVSSICQSEAATTEAQIVVNPKETEAGEKTLEEQVVPSDSLKEKLDLGLSVKGARSKRTARGGTRANGDDKVTKGSDLQQLLKQGHSESTDTDTESGSARRRGRKPNSLMNPEEGYSFKTSSGKNDSSRGKLAGKKAPSPSKVAQTNQPVVISLSPSSKSRKKGSGKRSRSKMEETDLDAASLARPVSKKPTVKKDEPEEEDLMETDIEKPEDGIKTAKPSKKEKKAENGSAKTSAKKPLEESKTSGKKIVHSEAKKNNSKTDIPQSSKSKKKSSPATTPATKESEQTPKSHPKRKRTAGEEVESNKSKLGQELVGKRVKVWWPLDKKFYEGVIQSYDGRTRRHKVLYSDGEAEAIYLKNETWEIIQDKSSASEEKEDDDLPDSTPLSDIMRRQKAKKSKNVELSSSSDVRSSKEKEPVTNSTKQGKRKKGALKSLSNEPESREEKDVKSSKEPKAETGRTKKRQKVARDMHRESEKDCDDKEEAATKGEGSVKSDAEPECKRDHQELADDPNAETKTDGEELKSTNKSNAEPEIDGEEQETAKEPTAELKIDGEEQEPVKEIIEETETEAQEGESAKEPNADTKLIEKEDMSEVQEVESAKEPSADTKLIEKEDMSAVQEVESAKEPSADTKLIEKEDMSEEQVGESAKEPSADTKLIEKEDMSAVQEVESAKEPSADTKLIEKEDMSEVREGESAKEPSEDAKEDISEEQSHGAEKEPSVTETGKVENEAEEDDQRAVKEVGEETDKAEAGTTPVSG; this is encoded by the exons ATGGGTCCTCTTGTCGGAGAAACCGAACTCCCTGAAGCTATCCTCAAGGCTGGAAAAGATCTCCTCGAGCCTCATTCCTCTACTGATTCCCTTCTCGACCTTCTCCAT AAAGTGGAGACTCTGCTCTCTATTGTGGAGCAAGATCCTATTGTAGCTGTGCAAAGTGCCCTGAGACCATCTACCAAGGCTTTGATATCTGCTGATCTCTTGAGAAACCCTGATTCCGATGTTAGGGTTTACGTTGTCTCCTGCTTAACGGAGATTATGAGGATAACTGCCCCTGAGGCACCATATAACGATGACCACATGAAG GATATCTTCGAGGTGACAGTAGAAGCCTTTGGAAAACTAGCTGATGCTTCCTCTCGCAGTTACAAGAAAGCGGAGGCTGTTCTTGATACTGTTGCTAAGGTCAGGTCTTCCTTGGTGATGTTGGACTTGGAGTGCGATGACGTTATCTTAGAGATGTTTCGGCAGTTCTTGAAAGTCATAAG CCCGGACCATCCTCAACCGGTGCTTCATTCAATGGAAACGATAATGATAACTGTTATAGATGAAAGTGAAGAAGTATCCATGGACTTGCTAGAGATTCTATTGGCTGCTGTCAAAAAAGAAAGCCAG GATGTCTCACCAATGGCTTCGAAGCTTGTGGAGAAGGTTCTCAGTAGCTGCGCCTCTACGCTTCGACCGTGCATCATGGAAGCTTTGAAGTCCACAGGGACAAGCTTGGAGATGTATTCTCCAGTGGTTTCGTCAATATGCCAAAGCGAAGCTGCTACTACTGAAGCGCAAATCGTTGTTAACCCCAAAGAAACTGAG GCAGGTGAAAAGACGTTAGAAGAACAAGTAGTTCCAAGTGATTCATTGAAG GAAAAACTGGATTTGGGTCTCTCTGTCAAGGGGGCTAGGTCCAAGAGAACTGCAAGAGGTGGAACTCGAGCCAATGGAGATGACAAAGTAACAAAAGGAAGTGATTTGCAACAACTTTTGAAGCAAGGGCATTCCGAAAGTACAGACACAGATACTGAATCAGGGTCTGCTAGGAGGAGAGGGCGGAAACCCAATTCACTGATGAATCCCGAGGAAGGCTACTCATTCAAGACGTCATCAGGCAAGAATGATTCATCACGTGGAAAGCTCGCTGGCAAGAAAGCACCTTCCCCTAGTAAAGTTGCTCAAACGAATCAGCCTGTTGTTATTTCTCTCTCGCCCTCTAGTAAGTCTAGGAAGAAAGGGTCAGGTAAACGAAGCCGGAGTAAGATGGAAGAGACAGATCTTGATGCGGCTTCTTTAGCTAGGCCAGTATCAAAGAAACCGACTGTGAAGAAGGATGAGCCTGAAGAAGAAGATTTAATGGAAACTGACATTGAAAAGCCTGAAGATGGCATTAAGACTGCCAAGCCAAGTAAAAAGGAGAAGAAAGCAGAGAATGGTTCAGCGAAAACTTCAGCAAAGAAGCCACTTGAAGAATCTAAGACCAGTGGGAAAAAAATAGTCCACTCAGAAGCAAAGAAAAACAATTCAAAAACTGATATTCCCCAGTCCTCAAAGAGCAAG AAGAAGAGCTCCCCAGCAACAACGCCTGCGACCAAAGAATCCGAACAAACTCCCAAGAGCCATCCCAAGAGAAAACGGACAGCTGGAGAGGAAGTG GAGTCCAATAAGAGTAAGCTTGGTCAGGAACTGGTTGGTAAGAGAGTTAAAGTCTGGTGGCCACTCGACAAGAA GTTTTATGAAGGCGTCATACAATCCTATGATGGTCGTACGAGGAGGCATAAA GTCTTGTATTCTGATGGGGAGGCTGAAGCGATTTATCTTAAAAATGAAACTTGGGAGATAATCCAGGATAAGTCTTCAGCCAGTGAG GAAAAGGAGGATGATGATCTGCCTGATTCTACTCCTTTATCTGACAT AATGCGAAGGCAGAAAGCCAAGAAGAGCAAAAATGTGGAACTGAGCAGTTCTTCAGACGTCAG ATCCTCGAAGGAGAAAGAACCTGTAACAAACTCCACTAAGCAAGGGAAACGAAAGAAAGGTGCGCTGAAGAGCTTAAGCAATGAACCAGAAAGCAGAGAGGAGAAAGATGTTAAATCGTCAAAAGAGCCGAAAGCTGAAACTGGCAGGACTAAGAAAAGGCAGAAGGTGGCTCGAGATATGCACCGGGAAAGTGAAAAAGACTGTGATGACAAGGAGGAAGCTGCAACCAAGGGTGAAGGCAGTGTGAAATCCGATGCGGAGCCTGAATGTAAGAGAGATCACCAAGAACTGGCAGATGATCCAAATGCGGAAACCAAAACTGATGGAGAAGAGCTGAAGTCTACAAACAAGTCAAATGCAGAACCAGAAATTGATGGAGAAGAACAGGAGACAGCAAAAGAGCCAACGGCAGAACTCAAAATTGATGGAGAAGAGCAAGAACCAGTGAAAGAGATTATTGAAGAAACTGAAACTGAGGCACAAGAGGGAGAATCAGCAAAAGAGCCAAATGCAGACACAAAATTGATCGAGAAGGAGGATATGTCTGAGGTACAAGAGGTAGAATCAGCGAAAGAGCCAAGTGCAGATACAAAATTGATTGAGAAGGAGGATATGTCTGCGGTGCAAGAGGTAGAATCAGCGAAAGAGCCAAGTGCAGATACAAAATTGATTGAGAAGGAGGATATGTCTGAGGAGCAAGTGGGAGAATCTGCAAAAGAGCCGAGTGCAGACACAAAATTGATTGAGAAGGAGGATATGTCTGCGGTACAAGAGGTAGAATCAGCGAAAGAGCCAAGTGCAGACACAAAATTGATTGAGAAGGAGGATATGTCTGAGGTACGAGAGGGAGAATCAGCAAAAGAGCCAAGTGAAGACGCTAAGGAGGACATATCTGAGGAGCAGAGTCATGGAGCTGAAAAAGAGCCAAGTGTGACTGAGACTGGTAAAGTAGAAAATGAAGCTGAAGAAGATGATCAGAGAGCAGTTAAGGAAGTGGGAGAAGAGACTGATAAAGCAGAAGCTGGTACTACCCCTGTTTCAGGTTGA
- the LOC106311454 gene encoding A-kinase anchor protein 12-like isoform X3: MGPLVGETELPEAILKAGKDLLEPHSSTDSLLDLLHKVETLLSIVEQDPIVAVQSALRPSTKALISADLLRNPDSDVRVYVVSCLTEIMRITAPEAPYNDDHMKDIFEVTVEAFGKLADASSRSYKKAEAVLDTVAKVRSSLVMLDLECDDVILEMFRQFLKVISPDHPQPVLHSMETIMITVIDESEEVSMDLLEILLAAVKKESQDVSPMASKLVEKVLSSCASTLRPCIMEALKSTGTSLEMYSPVVSSICQSEAATTEAQIVVNPKETEAGEKTLEEQVVPSDSLKEKLDLGLSVKGARSKRTARGGTRANGDDKVTKGSDLQQLLKQGHSESTDTDTESGSARRRGRKPNSLMNPEEGYSFKTSSGKNDSSRGKLAGKKAPSPSKVAQTNQPVVISLSPSSKSRKKGSGKRSRSKMEETDLDAASLARPVSKKPTVKKDEPEEEDLMETDIEKPEDGIKTAKPSKKEKKAENGSAKTSAKKPLEESKTSGKKIVHSEAKKNNSKTDIPQSSKSKKKSSPATTPATKESEQTPKSHPKRKRTAGEEVESNKSKLGQELVGKRVKVWWPLDKKFYEGVIQSYDGRTRRHKVLYSDGEAEAIYLKNETWEIIQDKSSASEQEKEDDDLPDSTPLSDIMRRQKAKKSKNVELSSSSDVRSSKEKEPVTNSTKQGKRKKGALKSLSNEPESREEKDVKSSKEPKAETGRTKKRQKVARDMHRESEKDCDDKEEAATKGEGSVKSDAEPECKRDHQELADDPNAETKTDGEELKSTNKSNAEPEIDGEEQETAKEPTAELKIDGEEQEPVKEIIEETETEAQEGESAKEPNADTKLIEKEDMSEVQEVESAKEPSADTKLIEKEDMSAVQEVESAKEPSADTKLIEKEDMSEEQVGESAKEPSADTKLIEKEDMSAVQEVESAKEPSADTKLIEKEDMSEVREGESAKEPSEDAKEDISEEQSHGAEKEPSVTETGKVENEAEEDDQRAVKEVGEETDKAEAGTTPVSG; the protein is encoded by the exons ATGGGTCCTCTTGTCGGAGAAACCGAACTCCCTGAAGCTATCCTCAAGGCTGGAAAAGATCTCCTCGAGCCTCATTCCTCTACTGATTCCCTTCTCGACCTTCTCCAT AAAGTGGAGACTCTGCTCTCTATTGTGGAGCAAGATCCTATTGTAGCTGTGCAAAGTGCCCTGAGACCATCTACCAAGGCTTTGATATCTGCTGATCTCTTGAGAAACCCTGATTCCGATGTTAGGGTTTACGTTGTCTCCTGCTTAACGGAGATTATGAGGATAACTGCCCCTGAGGCACCATATAACGATGACCACATGAAG GATATCTTCGAGGTGACAGTAGAAGCCTTTGGAAAACTAGCTGATGCTTCCTCTCGCAGTTACAAGAAAGCGGAGGCTGTTCTTGATACTGTTGCTAAGGTCAGGTCTTCCTTGGTGATGTTGGACTTGGAGTGCGATGACGTTATCTTAGAGATGTTTCGGCAGTTCTTGAAAGTCATAAG CCCGGACCATCCTCAACCGGTGCTTCATTCAATGGAAACGATAATGATAACTGTTATAGATGAAAGTGAAGAAGTATCCATGGACTTGCTAGAGATTCTATTGGCTGCTGTCAAAAAAGAAAGCCAG GATGTCTCACCAATGGCTTCGAAGCTTGTGGAGAAGGTTCTCAGTAGCTGCGCCTCTACGCTTCGACCGTGCATCATGGAAGCTTTGAAGTCCACAGGGACAAGCTTGGAGATGTATTCTCCAGTGGTTTCGTCAATATGCCAAAGCGAAGCTGCTACTACTGAAGCGCAAATCGTTGTTAACCCCAAAGAAACTGAG GCAGGTGAAAAGACGTTAGAAGAACAAGTAGTTCCAAGTGATTCATTGAAG GAAAAACTGGATTTGGGTCTCTCTGTCAAGGGGGCTAGGTCCAAGAGAACTGCAAGAGGTGGAACTCGAGCCAATGGAGATGACAAAGTAACAAAAGGAAGTGATTTGCAACAACTTTTGAAGCAAGGGCATTCCGAAAGTACAGACACAGATACTGAATCAGGGTCTGCTAGGAGGAGAGGGCGGAAACCCAATTCACTGATGAATCCCGAGGAAGGCTACTCATTCAAGACGTCATCAGGCAAGAATGATTCATCACGTGGAAAGCTCGCTGGCAAGAAAGCACCTTCCCCTAGTAAAGTTGCTCAAACGAATCAGCCTGTTGTTATTTCTCTCTCGCCCTCTAGTAAGTCTAGGAAGAAAGGGTCAGGTAAACGAAGCCGGAGTAAGATGGAAGAGACAGATCTTGATGCGGCTTCTTTAGCTAGGCCAGTATCAAAGAAACCGACTGTGAAGAAGGATGAGCCTGAAGAAGAAGATTTAATGGAAACTGACATTGAAAAGCCTGAAGATGGCATTAAGACTGCCAAGCCAAGTAAAAAGGAGAAGAAAGCAGAGAATGGTTCAGCGAAAACTTCAGCAAAGAAGCCACTTGAAGAATCTAAGACCAGTGGGAAAAAAATAGTCCACTCAGAAGCAAAGAAAAACAATTCAAAAACTGATATTCCCCAGTCCTCAAAGAGCAAG AAGAAGAGCTCCCCAGCAACAACGCCTGCGACCAAAGAATCCGAACAAACTCCCAAGAGCCATCCCAAGAGAAAACGGACAGCTGGAGAGGAAGTG GAGTCCAATAAGAGTAAGCTTGGTCAGGAACTGGTTGGTAAGAGAGTTAAAGTCTGGTGGCCACTCGACAAGAA GTTTTATGAAGGCGTCATACAATCCTATGATGGTCGTACGAGGAGGCATAAA GTCTTGTATTCTGATGGGGAGGCTGAAGCGATTTATCTTAAAAATGAAACTTGGGAGATAATCCAGGATAAGTCTTCAGCCAGTGAG CAGGAAAAGGAGGATGATGATCTGCCTGATTCTACTCCTTTATCTGACAT AATGCGAAGGCAGAAAGCCAAGAAGAGCAAAAATGTGGAACTGAGCAGTTCTTCAGACGTCAG ATCCTCGAAGGAGAAAGAACCTGTAACAAACTCCACTAAGCAAGGGAAACGAAAGAAAGGTGCGCTGAAGAGCTTAAGCAATGAACCAGAAAGCAGAGAGGAGAAAGATGTTAAATCGTCAAAAGAGCCGAAAGCTGAAACTGGCAGGACTAAGAAAAGGCAGAAGGTGGCTCGAGATATGCACCGGGAAAGTGAAAAAGACTGTGATGACAAGGAGGAAGCTGCAACCAAGGGTGAAGGCAGTGTGAAATCCGATGCGGAGCCTGAATGTAAGAGAGATCACCAAGAACTGGCAGATGATCCAAATGCGGAAACCAAAACTGATGGAGAAGAGCTGAAGTCTACAAACAAGTCAAATGCAGAACCAGAAATTGATGGAGAAGAACAGGAGACAGCAAAAGAGCCAACGGCAGAACTCAAAATTGATGGAGAAGAGCAAGAACCAGTGAAAGAGATTATTGAAGAAACTGAAACTGAGGCACAAGAGGGAGAATCAGCAAAAGAGCCAAATGCAGACACAAAATTGATCGAGAAGGAGGATATGTCTGAGGTACAAGAGGTAGAATCAGCGAAAGAGCCAAGTGCAGATACAAAATTGATTGAGAAGGAGGATATGTCTGCGGTGCAAGAGGTAGAATCAGCGAAAGAGCCAAGTGCAGATACAAAATTGATTGAGAAGGAGGATATGTCTGAGGAGCAAGTGGGAGAATCTGCAAAAGAGCCGAGTGCAGACACAAAATTGATTGAGAAGGAGGATATGTCTGCGGTACAAGAGGTAGAATCAGCGAAAGAGCCAAGTGCAGACACAAAATTGATTGAGAAGGAGGATATGTCTGAGGTACGAGAGGGAGAATCAGCAAAAGAGCCAAGTGAAGACGCTAAGGAGGACATATCTGAGGAGCAGAGTCATGGAGCTGAAAAAGAGCCAAGTGTGACTGAGACTGGTAAAGTAGAAAATGAAGCTGAAGAAGATGATCAGAGAGCAGTTAAGGAAGTGGGAGAAGAGACTGATAAAGCAGAAGCTGGTACTACCCCTGTTTCAGGTTGA